A genomic region of Vitis vinifera cultivar Pinot Noir 40024 chromosome 7, ASM3070453v1 contains the following coding sequences:
- the LOC100242395 gene encoding SUMO-conjugating enzyme SCE1 has translation MSAGIARGRLMEERKAWRKNHPHGFVAKPETLPDGQVNLMVWQCTIPGKPGTDWEGGYFPLTLHFSEDYPSKPPKCKFPQGFFHPNVYPSGTVCLSILNEDSGWRPAITVKQILVGIQDLLDQPNPADPAQTEGYHLFIQDAAEYKRRVRQQAKQYPPLVGY, from the exons ATGTCTGCAGGCATTGCGCGTGGCCGTCTCATGGAGGAGCGAAAGGCGTGGCGGAAGAATCATCCTCAT GGTTTTGTGGCTAAGCCAGAGACGCTTCCAGATGGGCAGGTGAATCTGATGGTGTGGCAGTGCACTATCCCTGGTAAGCCTGGG ACTGATTGGGAGGGTGGTTACTTCCCTCTTACACTCCACTTTAGTGAAGACTACCCTAGCAAGCCCCCAAAATGCAAGTTCCCTCAAGGTTTCTTCCATCCTAATGTCTACCCTTCTGGAACTGTTTGTCTATCGATCCTCAATGAGGATAGC GGATGGAGACCAGCTATTACTGTGAAGCAAATTCTTGTGGGTATCCAGGATTTGCTGGACCAGCCTAACCCTGCCGATCCTGCACAGACAGAAGGATATCATCTCTTCATCCAG GATGCTGCTGAGTACAAGAGAAGGGTGCGGCAGCAGGCCAAGCAATATCCACCTCTCGTTGGATACTAA